The proteins below come from a single Mytilus edulis chromosome 5, xbMytEdul2.2, whole genome shotgun sequence genomic window:
- the LOC139525094 gene encoding uncharacterized protein, translating into MDKLKAVRGGHRSAVTRQIHKTDEKINEGEITRRDIHSAIENLERKHELLQKLDAEILDSLDAESVEQEILDADEFNQHIDINIRRYKECDLELRSSTPQDSVSQLTSSIVKNTSTTHSSSNNFNQNTNQHMQTSASANSQGEYEINRDPPLNETYKFYHKLPKLDLPTFSGDLLLWQTFWESYETTVHTNPSLTNVQRFTYLKAQLHGEAESCISGLSLTHANYEQAISLLQAGYGQQGIIIDAHMQKLVDLPNPTMSLNSLRTFYDKVETSIRGLESLGQCQTNFGTVLTPIIFRKLPPELRTTLTREHDTSTWTIDLLRKSIGKELRAQQAGHAMNTDNLTPTASFVTKASMKGNYRQVNRVYTNSRNNTESNKPKPCIFCNKSHSAVDCSEIKDNASRYEIVKKKQLCFNCFGKHKISECRSRYKCRKCDKRHHTALCNQETQAPVPPADAAAVNTVNVNGEESNPMSTFYTSTPQAQAHTEILLKTAVAPVWFEDRSAMSNILLDKGSQKSFISEDLAAQLQLKPCGNSTISLSTFGNANQNVRHMDKAQITLEIETGGFIPMDVLIVPRIAAPLSNVTNVIASKLPYLKGLRLANPVTEDRKFELSLLIGADYYWSIVQDHVIRGDGPTAVKSRLGYLLSGPMHTFTGEQSSTGMCNVLIQHQQEERSLEKFWDLESIGVKADELETTTMKDFNDEYETKCITYQDNRYTAKLPWRNDFNELPTNYNVTLRRTCNMIDRLKKDTNMLKMYGDIIKDQKRRGFIERVTENGNQSNRIHYIPHHAVKKDSSTTPIRIVYDCSYHESPHKASLNDCLMSVPPMLNDLTGILARFRLHKHAVTTDIDKAFLNVELDKEDRDVTICFWLSDSSDPDSPLITYRFRVVLFGTTCSPYILNATLMKHFKLNSCKTAKILKNDLYVDNVLSSFWDEKEMLKFYRESRDLLARGGFNLRS; encoded by the coding sequence ATGGATAAGCTGAAAGCAGTAAGAGGAGGCCACAGAAGCGCCGTAACCAGACAGATTCACAAAACTGACGAGAAAATCAACGAAGGAGAGATCACCCGACGGGACATTCATAGTGCCATTGAAAACCTTGAACGGAAACATGAACTTTTGCAGAAACTAGACGCTGAAATATTGGATTCCTTGGATGCAGAAAGTGTGGAACAGGAAATTTTGGATGCAGACGAATTTAATCAGCATATAGACATTAATATTCGCCGCTACAAAGAATGTGATTTGGAGTTGAGATCAAGTACACCTCAGGACTCGGTGAGTCAATTAACCTCAAGTATCGTAAAAAATACTAGTACAACGCATTCATCTTCAAATAATTTCAATCAGAATACAAATCAGCACATGCAAACATCGGCAAGTGCAAACTCACAAGGAGAATATGAGATCAACAGAGATCCGCCATTAAATGAAACTTATAAGTTCTATCACAAACTTCCAAAACTAGATTTGCCGACTTTTTCGGGAGATTTACTTCTATGGCAAACTTTCTGGGAATCGTACGAAACTACTGTCCATACAAACCCATCATTGACAAACGTACAACGTTTCACATACTTGAAGGCCCAGCTTCACGGAGAAGCGGAAAGTTGCATATCGGGATTGTCACTTACACACGCAAACTATGAGCAAGCAATTTCATTACTACAAGCGGGATATGGTCAACAAGGAATCATTATTGATGCACATATGCAAAAACTAGTCGATTTGCCAAACCCCACAATGTCATTAAACAGTCTCAGAACATTCTATGACAAAGTTGAAACTAGTATTAGAGGCCTAGAATCACTAGGACAGTGTCAAACAAATTTTGGAACAGTACTTACACCCATCATCTTTAGAAAACTACCACCGGAATTGAGAACTACATTGACAAGAGAGCATGATACAAGTACATGGACCATAGACTTACTACGAAAGTCTATAGGTAAGGAGCTGCGCGCTCAACAAGCTGGCCACGCTATGAACACAGATAATTTAACCCCTACCGCATCGTTTGTAACAAAGGCTTCAATGAAAGGAAATTATAGACAAGTCAATAGAGTGTACACAAACTCCAGGAACAACACTGAATCGAATAAACCCAAGCCATGCATATTTTGCAACAAATCCCATTCAGCTGTTGATTGCTCAGAGATTAAAGATAATGCCAGCCGTTACGAAATAGTCAAGAAAAAACAACTTTGTTTCAACTGTTTTGGTAAACATAAGATATCAGAATGTAGATCACGATATAAATGTCGTAAATGTGACAAGAGACATCACACTGCTCTATGTAATCAGGAAACTCAAGCACCTGTACCTCCCGCTGATGCCGCCGCCGTCAATACAGTAAATGTTAATGGAGAAGAAAGTAACCCCATGTCAACGTTTTACACGTCAACACCACAAGCACAGGCACATACCGAGATACTTCTTAAGACAGCAGTAGCACCTGTATGGTTCGAGGATCGGAGCGCGATGTCTAACATTTTACTAGATAAAGGGTCTCAGAAATCATTTATTTCAGAAGATTTAGCAGCACAATTACAACTTAAACCTTGTGGAAATTCTACAATTAGTTTATCAACTTTTGGAAACGCCAACCAGAACGTGAGACACATGGATAAGGCTCAGATTACTTTAGAAATTGAAACTGGTGGATTTATTCCTATGGATGTACTGATAGTACCGCGCATTGCCGCACCCCTCAGTAATGTTACAAATGTCATCGCTTCAAAACTGCCATATCTCAAAGGATTACGATTAGCTAACCCAGTCACAGAGGATAGGAAATTTGAGCTTTCTCTTTTAATTGGAGCGGACTACTATTGGAGTATTGTGCAGGATCACGTGATCAGAGGAGATGGGCCAACGGCCGTAAAATCCCGTTTGGGATACTTGTTGTCAGGACCGATGCATACTTTTACAGGAGAACAATCATCAACAGGAATGTGTAATGTACTGATTCAACATCAGCAAGAGGAACGCAGCCTGGAAAAGTTTTGGGATTTAGAATCTATTGGTGTCAAAGCAGACGAATTAGAAACAACCACCATGAAAGACTTCAATGATGAATACGAAACAAAATGCATAACTTACCAAGATAACCGCTATACCGCAAAACTGCCATGGAGAAATGATTTCAATGAGTTACCTACGAACTATAATGTCACTTTACGCAGAACTTGTAATATGATCGATAGACTCAAAAAGGATACCAACATGCTGAAAATGTATGGCGACATAATTAAGGACCAAAAACGCCGAGGGTTCATTGAGCGGGTAACAGAAAATGGAAACCAGTCAAACAGAATTCACTACATTCCTCACCATGCAGTAAAAAAGGACTCATCTACGACTCCTATACGTATAGTCTATGATTGTAGTTATCACGAATCACCTCACAAGGCTAGTTTAAACGATTGTCTCATGTCAGTTCCGCCGATGTTAAACGATTTGACGGGAATTTTAGCTAGATTCAGATTACACAAGCACGCAGTGACTACCGACATAGATAAAGCGTTTTTGAATGTCGAACTGGATAAAGAAGATAGGGACGTCACAATATGTTTTTGGTTGAGTGATTCATCTGACCCAGACAGTCCACTGATAACTTACCGTTTTAGAGTCGTTCTATTTGGAACTACATGCTCACCTTACATCTTGAATGCCACCCTTATGAAGCACTTCAAACTCAATTCTTGTAAAACAGCCAAGATACTGAAAAACGACCTGTATGTTGACAATGTTTTGTCAAGCTTCTGGGATGAGAAAGAAATGCTGAAATTCTACAGAGAATCACGAGATTTATTGGCAAGAGGAGGATTCAATCTGAGATCATAG